In the Streptomyces sp. BHT-5-2 genome, one interval contains:
- a CDS encoding GNAT family N-acetyltransferase codes for MTPTVHTRRLVLSPYRPEDEDAFVALLRDETVCRWMGQERAPEKEIRAVFRAILEEIYPQALFDVWGVRAEGRYVGHAEIKPTGNVDGHELVAALVRPSWGRGLGTELVRGLIDYAARALQLPEVYGMVGAENTASLALCARLGFRHVRDVVGDDGTVTRMLVVSTG; via the coding sequence ATGACTCCGACAGTGCACACCCGGCGCCTGGTGCTCTCGCCCTACCGCCCCGAGGACGAGGACGCCTTCGTGGCCCTCCTGCGGGACGAGACGGTCTGCCGCTGGATGGGCCAGGAACGCGCGCCCGAGAAGGAGATCCGGGCCGTGTTCCGGGCGATCCTCGAAGAGATCTATCCCCAGGCCCTGTTCGACGTGTGGGGCGTCCGGGCCGAGGGCCGCTACGTCGGCCATGCGGAGATCAAGCCGACCGGCAACGTCGACGGGCACGAACTGGTCGCCGCACTGGTCAGACCGAGCTGGGGAAGAGGGCTCGGCACGGAACTGGTGCGCGGCCTGATCGACTACGCCGCCCGCGCCCTGCAACTCCCCGAGGTCTACGGCATGGTGGGCGCGGAGAACACCGCCAGCCTGGCGCTCTGCGCCCGCCTGGGCTTCAGACACGTCCGCGATGTGGTCGGCGACGACGGCACGGTGACCCGGATGCTGGTCGTGTCGACCGGCTGA
- a CDS encoding MbtH family NRPS accessory protein — MDENARYQVLRNDEDQYSLWLADLEIPAGWHAVGKEGTQDECAAYVDEVWTDMRPRSLRERMDQVGS; from the coding sequence ATGGACGAGAACGCCCGCTACCAGGTGCTGCGCAACGACGAGGACCAGTACTCGCTGTGGCTCGCCGACCTCGAAATACCCGCCGGCTGGCACGCGGTGGGCAAGGAGGGCACCCAGGACGAGTGCGCCGCCTACGTCGACGAGGTCTGGACCGACATGCGCCCCCGCAGCCTGCGCGAGCGGATGGACCAGGTCGGCTCCTGA